A region of the Anolis carolinensis isolate JA03-04 chromosome 1, rAnoCar3.1.pri, whole genome shotgun sequence genome:
cattctttcattctttctttcattttttctttcattcattcttgctttcattctttctttctttcattcattttcattctttcattctttcattcattcattcattcgttcttctttccttccttttttctttctttctttcattctttctttcattctttcattttttatttcattctttcattctttcattcattcattctttctttcattctttcttcctttcttccttccttccttccttcctttcttccttccttcttttcttctttctttctttctttctttctttctttctttctttcttttattcattctttctttcattcattcattctttctttctttcattcattcattcattctttcattctttcttccttccttccttccttccttccttccttccttccttccttccttcttttcttctttctttctttctttctttctttctttctttctttcttttattcattctttctttcattcattcattcattcattctttctttctttctttcattcattcattctttcattttttctttcattctttctttctttctttctttcattcattcattcattctttcattctttcttccttccttccttcctttctttctttcatcccttccttccttccttcctttcttccttccttccttctttcattctttcattctttcattcattcattcattctttcattcattcattctttcattcattcattctttctttctttcattcattctttcattcttccttccttccttccttcctttctcttctttcttttcttctttcttttcttctttctttcttttcttctttctttctttcattctttctttctttcattctttctttcattctttctttctttctttcattcattcattcattcattcattctttcattcttccttccttccttcctttctttctttcatccttccttccttccttcctttcttccttccttctttcattctttcattctttcattcattcattcattcattttttctttctttcattcattctttcattcttccttccttccttccttccttccttcctttctcttctttcttttcttcttttttttcttctttcttttcttctttctttctttctttctttctttctttcttcctttctttctttcttcctttcttccttccttccttccttccttccttccttccttccttccttccttccttccttccttccttccttccctccttccctccttccctcctccttccttccatttcgGAGGACTGTTTACGGCCCACAAGGCATAGTTGGAGGCCCCTGCCTTAGGCTATTCTTCCATGGATCATCCTGGGTGTCCTCTGCTCTCTGCCAGGTCACCAGTGGGGGCAAGCACGTGTTCTTCCACAACCACAGCAACAAGGCCATCGTAGGCATCGCTACCACCAATGTCAAGCTCCCATTGCCCAACGTGCTCTTCATTGCCCGCCCAGTCGATGGCCAGTTCTCTCTGGGGCCAGTCCCGGGGGAACCAATACTGACCAGGTATGTACAGAGACATTGGATCGATTTCAAAAGACAAAGGCTTCCGTATCAAtattgtagagcaggcatgggccaacttaggccctccaggtgttttggactccaactcccaccattcctaacagccggtaggctgttaggaatggtgggagttgaagtccaaaacacctggagggcccaagttggcccatgccgggTGTAGGGGTTTCTTGggttttttccatttttccttttttttaacacTCCCATGCTactttcctactttcctttactatttatgttctcccacttttattgtaaaaggaaaatacttgcgggtatgtgtatatatagattttttttaaaaaattttcttcttctctaataaaaatgcatttaaaaaagaaagaaattaaatgaCTTGAATTGTGCCTGCCAACAAGTCTCAGGCCTGAAAATTCCCTGTCCTCAATGTtttcatctatatctataaaagggtaatgaaatttcagcctaggacaaaacagcaaaactacacatcccagaaacactaaacttggcagcacaacccctcatccattcctctacgttcatacaacaacaaaaaaagaaaaataaagtcctacttagagagagaggaataattgtttttatccaattgctgccagttaaaaggctaagctctgcccacttggtctcctagcaacccactcagcccagggggcaggcagagttaggcctcacttaggcctcttccccactgcctataaaatacagattatctgatttggactggattatatggcagtgtagactcaaggcccttccacacagctatataatccatttataatcttatattatctgctttgaactggattatcctgactccacactgccatataatccactttagtgtgcagtcggacacaactggacttaatgccaggagaaaacctttaccctttaccttaactaccaccaattcctcaatactttatttcccataccaccagacttcgccacagcaacgtgtggccgggcacagctagtagacttATAAAGgatcacaagggtcatccagtttaAACCCCATTCTGCTAAGTAGGAATACACAACGAACATACCCCAAAAGATGCCCGTCTAGGCTTTGTCTCTGTCCAAGAGATAGAATGGATCATAGAGGACCTCCAAAGATGGATGCCCACCATGATGTGTTAGCTGTGTATTCCTAGATAGTAGAATGGGGTTAAGAGTGGTCCTGTCCACCTCTATAAGTCAATGAAGACCCTTGTTGTGACCCAGCCACAGGCTAGTCAGGTTCAAAATGAAgaagaaggggattttggttttcAACCACAGGCTAGTCAGGTTCAAAATGAAgaagaaggggattttggttttcAGATCCAAAAGCCGGCAGAGGCAGAAGTTAATTCAGAGATGCAGGCTGTCTCAGAGGCTGGAGActtgcagtttcagtttgagcagaatgaactgctgACCCCAGGAACTATAGATAACGGACAGGCTGACATTCCCTTGGGAAATAATGAGGGAAATGAAGGAGAGAGTTCAGTCCCATTCTAGGTGCAAGATAACGTTAGCATAAGCAATGATTTATCTAGGGAGGACAGTCTATCTTGGAGGGGTTCTCAGATCCGAAGGAGTGAGAGACTGGCGCGCAAAAAAGAGGCCAGTTGTGGGAAAAGAAACGCctttctgggttgcttttaaaagtgtactTTGCAGATTgcttctttgtcaaagcaaatcctcactTCCTCTATGTGGATGTTCTCATCTCCAGTGTtcttggatctttggatttttgggccttgttcttggAATCTATGGATTATTGCCTTGCTTTATGGATTATTACTCTTGCTGTGTCTTTTGGACTAATGGGCCTTGTTCTATGGATTAAAGAACCTTTTCCTGTCTTATGATACAATTGGATTCTTATTGACTCTTTCATTGCAACTTTGAAAAACCTTTTTGATTGCCTGCTTGATTCATatactgctttgcttaataaaaacctcaaaagactttCCTTTGTGTCTGACTggatatctatagcaaggtgaactattctgaggtgcgacaaccCTGAGGACAGGATGCCAGGCACAATTCAATACAGAAAGTTGTTTCCATCTTGAACGTTCTCCCTCAAACCGTTTCATCCATGATGTTTCCCCACTTTGAACCTTCCCTCCTTGATGCCTCCATGTTCTCTTGGTGCCCCCAGGGCCCTCCCTTTGAAATTCGTACGGTTCTCCATCCACGACCCCGAAAAGCGCGTCATCAAAATGAGGCTGATCAACCGGCGCTCGTATTACCTCCAGCTTCATGCGCCCAGAGGGGAGGAGAAGGGCCAGTTTGACCGCTGGCTCTCCCTGGTCTACCTTCTCCACCACCCACCGTCTTGCTACCTGAGCTCCAGGCCAAAGTCCTTCACCGAACGAGACAATCTGAGCATCGACTTCATCTCAAGCGACGGAGATTCTGTGAGTGTAAACAGGGCTTTGTGGGTTTGTACTGAGGTGGGGAGTAGGCAGGAGATGGGGAGAGGAAGGGTATGGGTGGGTATGTGCTTTCAATCCACCTgaggatttatggtgaccccacatatgagggttgaatgaaaagtaatgcctccaccttcattacttcggTTTggttgggaatattttaataaatcaaacgcagaaataatccttagaatgtactttaactaccactattcacttttccacatcatcaccagacaattggatacatttctgccgatgatgaacaagttttctgaagtcgtcacgaaagaagttgacactctgtttccgcaaccggcgtctcacaggacccatcgcgcacagatcttccgatagacaagcaaagcaataatgtgacccacacgttcttgtgaaatgccgatgatgcttgaaaattctctctgagtgatacaacgatcatcctgaatcaatctgtcagccttttgcttgtgaaactcggtggttgctgtcacaggacgtccaactctttgtttgtcatgcaagtcagatgttcccacctcaacatctttaaacttacttgcccaacaacgcacaggactcacatcaacacaatcaccatgaacagcttgcattctctgatgaatctcctttgggttgacaccttctgcggtcaagaattcaatgactgcacgttgcttaagtctcattgacaactgtctgcgcagggttccatacttcgcactttaacaacacaaccgttcaatgctaaagcttccccgtctgcgcagggttccatactttgcactttaacaacacaaccgttcaatgctaaggcttctccatctgcacagagttccatacttcacactttaacaacacaaccgttcaatgctaaggcttcctcatctgcgcagggttccatactttgcactttaacaacacaaccgttcaatgctaaggcttcctcgtctgcgcagggttccatactttgcacttgaacaacacaaccgttcaatgctaaggcttccccgtctgcgcagggttccatacttcacactttaacaacacaaccgttcaatgctaaggcttcctcgtctgtgcagggttccatacttcacactttaacaacacaaccgttcaatgctaaggcttcctgccaaatgaaaTTGTAGAGGAgattctactgaacaagccaggacctgcggcagaccaggactgccatctgttgaggagttacgaaggtggaggcattacttttcactcaaccctTGTATTTAATAGGATTCATAAGtgtgtggggcagattgtatgggagaagtcgatcctttaggtaacctggacccaaaccatgtagggctttataggtcaaaaccagcacctaccggctgttaggaattgtggaagatggagtccaaaacacccggagagccgaactttgcccatacctggtatgGATCAAAGCACTTCTTCTACTTTGGGTTCCAGGTGATTGCCATGTTTTCAAAGACAGAGAAAAACAAGGGAACTGCAGACAAAGCGCTCGAGAGAAGGTACACCATCGACGAAGGAGCAAAAGCAGAGGAATATACCGAAGAGATGCAAGAAATACTCCGAACCCTGCCGGTGACATCCAGGAGCACAACGGAGTTGTTGGGGAAAGATGACAGCTATGACACTTACGAAGCGAGCGTGGCTTCAAAGCATACAGCAAGGTAAGCCCAGTCCTCCATGTAACCAATGGGCTTCCATACTAGTGGACTCAtaaaaccttattattattattattattattattattattattatgacacagcaaacaagatagtgtaaagatgtcatgatcattgtgttttattcatgattgctatgttagggttgactgtttaaggttatatatttcagctattcttatacagaagctgggagcctctaaggcatggccaggaaaaggggcgtggcttcaccttgctggtggaagccttagaattcaaaaatttagcagttggaattcggcagttggagtttgtcggttgagcagagcagttggttctgttcagtgagaaaggagggtgatcgaaaaaagagattgtgggaggaagttgagcagctagagagttttagcggagaagggctaaaattaaagttgctgagcctttagtaggaataactaaagagctgaggctatatccctaggtcaaggaggactagggttaaccag
Encoded here:
- the LOC134295883 gene encoding Golgi-associated RAB2 interactor protein 1A-like, which translates into the protein MPKHSKGPSHSKQLPGADREKRKGKKEPRQGVQFWKIFTKGQPVRPALKVPDQTTLQKYLEKGEYPVFQAVPMFESNFFQVTSGGKHVFFHNHSNKAIVGIATTNVKLPLPNVLFIARPVDGQFSLGPVPGEPILTRALPLKFVRFSIHDPEKRVIKMRLINRRSYYLQLHAPRGEEKGQFDRWLSLVYLLHHPPSCYLSSRPKSFTERDNLSIDFISSDGDSVIAMFSKTEKNKGTADKALERRYTIDEGAKAEEYTEEMQEILRTLPVTSRSTTELLGKDDSYDTYEASVASKHTASSESFFSDLVLSSMGSLPSGLMVMQDFPFYQEREREEKKRSFNIITIYSAVSKTIAEGGKRKKSKK